The window CTTGTATTCATAAAGGGCCTTGTCACTTTTTTAGATTCAGTTTtgcattgctttatttttcctttggtGTTTCAGTTTGGTTCTATTCACATTTTATCTGACGTTTTACTTCTTTCAGAGCAACAGTTAGTTAAACATTCAGATTTGATGTACCTACTCATTTGatttgtaaatactgtaaacaaTTTTTGTTAATCTATTTCTGGTAAAGAggtgggtgcggtggggcagtgagctgagtcctgctctctggtgggtctggggatgaatcctgcatggggtgccctgtgacagactggcatttcgtcctgggtgtgtcccctcctcctccagccttgtgccccatgttgttgggttaggctccgactcgctacgaccccacttgggacaagcggtttcagccaatatGCCAATGTgtataatctttaaaaaaaataaataaaaaattggtgggagggtattgggattcgtctatcctgtgttttacgcacctactcgatcgatgaacctcggtgcagcaagtggtaggtaacaaactaggtttacttgagtcacatgtctgcagctatgtctctttctcttaatgtaatgcataaattgtacttttgctgagatgtatgttgctttggacaaaagcatctgctaaatgaataaatgtaaatttctggtAGAGAGACTGGTGCTTTTATTTGACATTAAAAGACAAAGGTGGCTATTACTAGACATTTTTATGGGGTTCATTAGTGAACCATCAATACTGATTAGGAGGTTGTGGATCTTTaagttaaaaacaaagtgaaagatgtatccatccagtttcagtaaccacttgttctAGGCAGGGTTGCAGTAAGCTGGAGCCTGTCCCTGTGGTATtacaaggctgaggagggggacacactgGGACTGAATGGGTAGCCACCCACCCACTAAAAACAACTTGGTCACCATTTCTTTGGAttgtgtgggaagaaaccagagcacctggactcacgcagacacagggggaacatataaactccataGAGGCTAAACGGGGATCTTACCCACGTACTATACACCAAGACACCGAGGGGGCAGCACTAGTAAACAAGTGAAAGAGATACAGTTATACTTTAACTGCGCAAACAAATGAGCTCGAAATCAGGTCTGCGCGTAGCTGCAGGCGCGCTGGGTGACGTCACGAGCGGGAAATTACTATCGTAAAAGCAAAACGGCGGAAAAGTAGCGCTAGCAAAAATTGTTACACACGCCTTGGAACAGCATCACGGAGCTAAACGTGCATCTTATGATTTCGTTTCTTGTAGTACAATTAACTTaggttttacattatttatatatatctgacgcttttctctccaaggcgacttaccaCCAGGGTCAGTTCctacaatttacccattaatatacagctgggcaattttactgcagcactgcAAAGTAAGTGTGTTGTAATAAAAGTACTAGTCTAACTACTGAGGTGAGAtgtagcagctccaaccacaacgCTACCCGGTTTCTGTTTTTAGTCACGACTTTAGTAAAGTCTTTACTGTATGTGgcacttttttgcagtttctctcGCCGctgtaactgaaaataaagtgcaGCCTCCAGTAATCTTAcgtaaatattaatgttatgtTGGGAGTTATGCTCCTTCGCTTTCCTCCACAGCGTGCgagagactggggggggggggaaggggggcggGATCCTCTTGAGCTTGTGCGTCCGCGAGCCCAGCGCGCAGGAAGAAAGGGCTTGGTGCgaaaggcatgctgggaaacaagCCCCGTGCTGCTTGTGCGTAGCTCTGGTCCGAAGTGTGTTCGTGCAGTTTGCCGCGTCGCAGCGTCCCAGCGCGGTTTTGCGCTCGCTCGCGTTACGTAGTGTGTGCGATGGCTCGTGCAGGTCGTCCTGTTCGGTTACCGCTGCCTGAGTGTGAAGTGAAAGTGTAATCGGCGGGCAAGCGGACAGCTTGGCTGAGCTCTGAGGCGACCAGCAGCAGCGATTAGCCGAGGCCGGGCCTCCGGAAAATGTCAGACATCTCATATTTTTCACCCTCTTCTGTACACTCGTGTCATAAAATCCAATGTGCATATTGGGTGACTTGCTGCGGTGTAAAAAACATCACTTATGCGCGTATTTAAAGCCGGTGGAAAACTTGTGACCCCCGACTCCCAGTACTAGTACGTGTTGCGGCGAGCCGAGCTTAGCTACACCGTGACCGTGCCGGGCTGTGTTCCCTCGGCGAGGCGACTCGTCCGCACCCGCGCAAACTAGCGGCTGTGCTGAAGGCCACACGGCGCAGGAGCGCACTGTGAGACTCGCCGACACTCGTATTGATTACACCACGGTAATCATGGTAAACGCGCAGGAATGAAGAGCGCTGAAAGGGGTGGCCGTAGCCTAGGAAGGATGGAGTGACTGGCGATGATGGGCACGAGTCCCGCGAGCGCGCACTGTGTCGGCGCTGAGTAAACAGGAGCCAAATGGTAAACATCGCCATGCAGAGTGTAGCACTGTTCTgacgtgtgcgcgtgtgtgtgtgcgtgcgtgcgcgcgtgcctgctgtgtaaatgggcccCTAGTGCTGTGATTATAATCAATGTGCTCATATCGGTTAGGAgtgcaaaaaaaactgcagtgtttAATGCTCTTGTATGGGgggcagaaaaaaagacatcctTTTTGTGAAATTGTCAGAAGTGTGTGAATTGTCTAGTTTATCTTTTCACTCTCTGTGGTGTGAAATGAAGACATTATCATAGACCTGAGTCTGAAAATGGATTGCAGCATCTGTATGAATatcttttaaaagacaaaaaaaaaaaaaatatgtgaaatgaaACTTTCCTTTGTCCAAAATGTCTGATTTCTAAAACTGTTTCTTTAAGATTCTACGAAATTTCCAAACATGGGTGACATGAAGACCCCAGATTTTGATGATCTCTTGGCTGCTTTTGACATCCCTGATGCCACTGGCTTGGATGCAAAGGAAGCCATCGTGGAGAGCCATGATGAAGCAGAAGGCCAGCCAAAGTCAGGGGTGTGCATGGAGGACCTTTCAACCCATAGCTGCCTGCCCATATCGGATGTTCCTGCTGTCAGTGTGATTGTGAAGAACACGAGCCGCCAGGAGTCATGTGAGTCCAATGCAGAAAGGGATGGGGTGCACCTTGGACCCCTGTTGCAGAATGGCTCTGCCCCAGATTCACACCACATGGTGTACAGTAGCTGTGGGAAACCCGAAGCCACTTTTGCGAATGGGGATCGTTTGGGCAACTTCTCAGAAATTGTGATATCCCACAGGGCTGACAAGATGCCGTCCTTTTCTCAGTTTAGCCCTATTTCAAGCCCAGAACCTGAAGACTGCCCAAGAAATAGGGTCGTTGGCAATCTGAAACAAGATGATATACCATATTTGTCTTCcacctctgcacttgggtccgcggACCAGTCCGTGTTGGACAGTCAAGGAAGGCTGCAAGGGTACAGCATGTTTGACAAGTGCCATAAATCTGTAGCTGGAAATGAAACTGTGAACAACATGGAGAGAAATGCTGAATTTTGCAGAAGAGAAAGTACCTGCCTAGAGCAACCTTCAGGAGACGCCGATGAATTCCATGtcagaaaaacaagttttttcaGTAGTCATACGCTAATTTTGGATGACCTTCAGAAGAAGCATCTTCAAGAACCAAAGAACTTCCTTTCAGACTCCAGTATGGGTTTATCCTGTGATGGTGTCAAAAATTCAAACTCCAAGCTGTCATCTTGCCTTGCGGCACTTGTGGCCTTGAATGCAAAGAAGTTCTCTGAGGATCCAAAAGAAGAACTGATAAACTCCAAAGATCCATTGATAGATGTGAAAGATAGCCTGAAGATCAGTCCAAAGGTGCCCAAGTCTCCAAAAAGCCCAAGGAGTCCACTGGAGGTTGTGAAGCGCTATGTCAAACCACCAGACAGTCCCATGAGTATCTGCAGTGACAGCAGCGGCAAAGCATCTCCCTCAGTAACCGCAGGATCACCCCCAGTCATTCCCAGAGTCAGGATAAAGACCATTAAAACATCATCTGGGCAAATTAAGCGAACTGTTACGAGTGTGTTACCTGATTCAGAGCTGGAGGAACTTCAGTCTCCCGCAGGGTCATCCCCATCACAGTACACCGCTGTTGACGAGCCATCATCCAAGCTATCCCCTGTGCACCTTTCCCATGATGCAGTAGCTCATGTCCTTGAAAATGGAAGTAACAAAAATGCTGATAGACATGCAGCACGTGTAATGCCTTCATCAACCGGCAGCCTTGTTTCGTCACAGGGACGCGCTAAGAAAAAGGGCAGCGCCGTACGTTCAGCATCGCTCCACAGTACATGCAGCACAGACGTGAGGTGCGTAACCGAGGCTCAGCAGCAGGCAGATTCACCTCAGCAAACAGTTGGAACTCAAAACACCAGCTTTCTCCCCAAAGCTGTGCACTTGGCCAATCTGAATCTGGTCCCTCACAGTGTGGCTGCATCGGTCACAGCGAGATGTGCGACTCAGCGCCAGCCGCAGCTCTCCAACACTGTGGTATGCAGCACAGTCCCGCTCGTGCACCAAGTGAAAGGCCCTGAACCCAGACCATGTGCTGCTGTGCCCAGCACTGCGGTTGGCACCTTGAACAGACTGCTCAATGCTGCTAACCCTGTACCAACATATGTGCCCAACCTAAACCCACCAGAGCACATCCAGCTCAGTGTCCCTGCACGTGGGCACCGGTGCCTGGAGTGTGGAGACTCCTTCAGTCTAGAGAAGAGCTTGTCTCagcactacagccggaggagTGTGCACATTGAGGTGGCGTGCACTCACTGCACAAAGGTTCTCGTATTTTTCAACAAGTGCAGCTTATTGGCCCATGCGCGACAGCACAAAAGCCAGGGTGCAGTCATGCAGTGCACACAGTTCCTCATGAGACCTATTGCTGCTGATCAGATGTTTGCTCCACCCTTGCCTGGGCCCTCAGGGACGACTCAGGTTGTCTCTGTGTCGGCACAGTCAGTGAGAACACCACCCCAACCGCCAGTTATGCCTTTGTATCCGGACAAGACTTTACCACATGGAATGAGGTGTCTGGAGTGTAACAAGCATGTGTCAGATTTGCAGGGGCTGGCAGGTCACTACCAGAGACTTTCTGAAGACATGGAAAAATGGGTGCGTAACATGTCTTGCAGCTCTCATTTGCCATCATGCTATTAATATGTTTGTAACCTTTGAGAATTGATGCTGGAAGTAGAATAGGAGCCCGATCCCAGAATTTGGGTGCCATTCTTTTTAAAACCGCCTTAGTTAATTGTGCTGCTTAACACTTGTAACCATGGTCTTCTCGGTGATACTGTCCTGCGACAGCTTCAGATGTCAGAGAATGGTACTGCTTGTAGAATTTGTTTGGCTGTTGTTTTATCTTGTTTGAGGCTGGACAAATTTTAACAATTACATATCATTTtaagggggggcgtggtggcgcagtgggttggaccgggtcctgctctccggtgggtctggggtttgagtccctcttgtggtgccttgcgacggactggcgtcccgtcctgggtgtgtcccctccccctccggccttacaccctgtgttgccgggttggctccggttccctgtgaccctgtatgggataagcggttcagacaaatGTGCTTatcagtttatattttaaacatctaCTTATTTGTACACTATATGTCAGTGTAGACGAACTAACACACAACATTTTCATAAAGCAAAGTTTCTAAAAATGCCATATTTGCAGAAATTATCTTCAAGGCTTTTTCATTGTGCTCACACTGTGCTGAAAAGTTTTCCAGTTGACTGCAGTAAATGTGCCAGTTTTGTATACAGAACCAAAAATGTACAGCTGTGCTTATAGCTCATAGCTTGAACCACCAAAGGTTTTAAAGAAACTTCACTTTAGTGGTCTGGTCAAGTTTGTTTtgattgttgtatttttttccagaccTGCAAGGTTTGCATGATGATGCTGCCCAACAAATGCAGCTACAAGGCCCACCAGcggatccacacacacacatctccatACTGCTGCCCTGAGTGTGGGGCACTTACCCGCTCCATGGACATCCAGAGACATGTTAAGGAGAACTGCCTTCACTATGCACGCAAGATTGGCTATAAGTAAGTCAGCAAGCCTGGGGACAGGGTAGCTTGGTGTTTATTACACATATGTTTCCTGATTTACAGAGTACTTAaccctgaggttttttttttttttttaaattatttatggttttgtttGCTCTCCTGTAGGTGTTCACACTGTGATATGTTCCAAATGTCCTTTCGTGTTCAAAAGAGTCACATTGAGGAGAAGCATTGTGAGGTCTTCTATAAGTGCTCCATCTGTCCAGTTGCCTTCAAGTCTTCGGATGGTTGTCTAATGCATGTCAAAAACAAGCACAACAGTAAAGCATCTCCACTGTAAGTCTCTTCCCTTCTCTGCTTCTGTGTACTGAAACGCAGTCCATTTACACTTGGTCTCCATGCAGTCAGTTGAGAATTATTTCTCTGAGAAACAGGGTGAAATTCTTCCTCCCCTTGGGGGAAATATATCAGAATCaaaatatttgttgttgttgttgttatcatcAGTTGAGAGTGGGAGACAACATAAACTTGTGgcctttgagatttttttttttttttttttaatatgcttcaGGGATGCCCAAAGCAGCTTAGCATGTACTACTGCCAGTGTGTTGTCATTCTGACAAGGTCAAAACCACCTGGTAATTTTAGATAAAGCATGGGACAAGATCAGTATtagatataattttttttttttaaagtaggcAAGATCAAAAGATTTGTTAAGTGGAAGGACTGAAATTACCAAAGTGTAACTTTAGAGAAGTATGTTGGGAGGAAGCACTGGGTAACATAAAGCTGTGCCATAAGATTCCAGTGGTATGTCATGAAGAGATGAGCCTTCAAGAAGTGCCTGGAGGTTTCGATACCAGAAACATACCCATTGTTGAAAGGATGCTCACTGCACAGCTTGACGAGAGAATGCACATTCCTTTTTCATGTGTCTAGAGAAAGGAGGCACAGCCTTGGCAGCCAGTGCCAGATGTGACAATTCGTGGTGGAGTGACACAGGTATTGAGGTAGTGAGGGTTGCAATCCTGTAGGCAGATGGCAAGCTTGTGGTCCCTAAGTTTGCTGATAGCTGTGAGTGTCAAATTGCTTTTAAGGATAATATAACTAGCAGTATTTTGTGATAGAGAATGTCTAATTAGCTGAAACACCTTGATCGATGAAGGTGTGCAGGAAGCTTCTTGGAGGTGTCATTTTCAAGGGGTTTTTTTCCATTGACCTGCTCATTGTAAGTTATCCTGTAATGTTCGTAAAACACATGCCTTAAAATGTTCATTGGAAAAACAGTGTGTCTTTTTGTACCCTCTGGTGTTAGACTTATTGCTGTTCTGAACCCTGACCTTGCAGGATGATCTATAGGTGTTCCTGTGAAATGGTTTTTAAGAGAAAACAGCTTTTACTTCAGCACTTCCATCAGAATGGCAAAAAGCTCACCTGCTGCGTGTTCAAGTGCCCAGAATGTGCAGTGGTCTTCACTCAAAAACAGATGTTGATGCAGCATTTCAAGGTTGGTAACTTCATTCAGTCATCTTGACAGGTAGCTCCTGTTTTCTGTGGGAATGTCTAGACTGTGCTGTTGAAACATGTGAGTTCTGTTTGGCTCTTGTACCCTCTGTCAGGGGGGTGATGGTACTGTTTTATTGGCACCTTTTTTTAGGGTGTCCATGGAGGGATGTTCCGAACAGAGGGCGATGACATTCATGGTGCAACATTGATGTTAAATGAGCCAGAGGCTGGCAGTGTGTCGAGTCGTACAGATTCAGCCAACGCAAAGAATCCAGTAACCGAAGGTGCTAGCAGATCGCGTGGCCTCAAAAACGCAGGTTGGACCTGTGGGGAGTGTCTGCAATGGGTACCTGACAGAGATGCCTATGTTTCACACATGAAGAGCAACCATAGCAGGGTAAGATGCTTTTTGAATACTCTTTGTGAACCTTTTTAGTCAAGTTATGTGTTAACTTAATGAACAAGTATAGTGCACaacttgattttcttttttatttaatacagcaTTCTATAAGCACTGACAGTTATGAGAAAAGCTTTGTGAACCCATTGGCTTTCTGTACAGATGCCTTCAAAAATGTGATCTGCTCTTCATCCAgctgacaaaaacacaaaattatacattatatttgtgaacatatttatatatttagcaggtgcttttctccaaagtgacttccagtgaactctatgtagtgttatcagcccacgcaccttattcaccaaggtgaattacactgctagatatactacttacaatgggtcactcatccatacatcagtggaacacactctctgtcactcacacactgcatatTGTTGAAATCTTTAAGGTTGAGGGTGAAAAAAGTATGTGATCCCTTAGATTTCATTAATGTGTAGAACCCCTTTTAACAACAGTAACCGACTAAATACTTCCTTTAGCAGCCGAAATGGCCTATGCAGCAGTTAGGTATTTTAGCCCATTCCTTTTCACAGAATTGTTATAGTACGTCTTATGTTTGAGGTCTTGCATGAATGGCCTGCCTAAGATCATGTTACAGCATGAAAAACTGTAGAACATACAGGTGGCCTTTTGCAAATTTGTGAAGGGCGGCAGTACTTTGGCGAGATCTGGTTTTCTGTGCGCTAGTCTCACGGAAACCTCATTcttatttgctgttttcttaTCATAGACTCATGAACGCAGGTGTTATTAACTGCAGGAAATAACCAGAGATCCTCAGTTGTCACCACAGGGTTCTTTGTACTCTTGTCAGGGAGGTGATGGTCCGCTCTTGTAGTTATTATTGTAGGACACTCACTCCAAGGGAGAGGGCATTATTAATGAATTACTTTTGTCTGTGAACTTCCTGTGCTTGACAGTCCAATGATAGGCCCAGGTTTTTATAAATGCTTCTGTGGCAGTTCCTGCTTTTTAGCTGCAACAGCTCTAAAGCCCTCTGAAATCTTTTCTGATCGGTCTTTGTCTGAGCCATATCGTGAATAGCAGCAAAGCAAAATGGGAGGGACTTGTTTTATCGAGGACATCTTGAATCCACATCTGAAGGTCTCCCCTTAAAGGCAACTGGACTGTCCAATCAGTTTGGGGTCTTTAAGGTTTACAGGGGAGTACAAGTAGTTGGCAAAATGTTGACCAGACTGAGTGGGTCTAAGGTTCCTTCATGTTTTGAAACCTTTCATATGTCTGTATTTGTGACCTAGGTGGattcttgtgtgttttttgttgtatCTAACGCTTGTCAAGTTGATTGTACAAATTGCATGATGCAAATGCCAAGATgtgtaaatttatatttattcatttagcagacacttgtccaaagtgacgtacatctcagcaaaagtacaatttatgcgttacattaagagaaagagacataactgtAGACATGAAAGCctcaggtaaacctagtttgttacctaccacttgctgcaccgaggttcgtTGTTCGACttggtgcataaaacacaggatagacaaatcccgataccctcccaccaatttttttatttatttatttttttttattaagtattataaaatgcacaaatgagcaagtataaTGTCAGAGTAATGGCTAATAAAGGTTGTAtttggggatgcttatggagttacaatgcgtgaacagttacaccataaatgagctggagagatcttgggtgaaatggatctggaaaaggtggattttcagacccttcttgaatatagacagagtttccgcagttctgagtaacaggggaagatcattccaccacaacggagccagaaccgagaacctccgagctttgtctttcgtgcgcgggaccaccaagtgagcagaagtaaacgagcgaaggggcctggctggggtgtaccggttgattaagtcttgtaaatagctgggagcagttctgttgatgcatttgcacacagtaaccagggttttgaatttgattcaggcaactataggaagccagtgcagagaaatgaatcaTACAGATAGTGACATCAACTAAGCTCAATTAAGACAAAACTTCAGTACACAAAGAGGTTTGCTGAGACCTAGggtgttaaacttttttttaattccttctACTCAAAATATTGTTTGTGCAGTCAGTGAAGAGGTATCCCTGTCGGCAGTGTGAGCGGTCCTTCAATTCTACTATGAGTCTTAAGCGACACATCCGCAATGACCATGgcacaaagaggaaaatgttCACGTGCTGGTAAGTTAGATCGTCCAATGTTCATTTTCCCTCATTACAGTGAATACTTACGTGACTAACTGGTACATGGATATTCAGCACATGTGACAATAAGTACAGGTGCTAACAGGTGGCTACAATGTTTAGATCTAAAATTGAAGTCCCCGTCACAGCTTAATGTTTGTTACGTTAGAATTTATAGAAGTAAGATTTAATTTCCTCTGCTCTATTCTTGTGCCAAAGGTACTGCACAGATAAGGCAATGACCTTCACCAAACACTTCATGCTGAAGAACCACATCAGCTTGATGCATGGCATTAAGAATCCAGATTTCAGCCAGATGTGCAAGGCACCTCTTCCAGAGACCAGTGAAGCCTCGGTAGAGGTAATGTACTATCATCTCTGCTGCACAGACTTTGTGGAGTCTCTTTATTTTAGCCGTTAAAGATGTGATTTAACGGACTTGGGAGAAAGAATGAGGAACTTTTTTCAGATCTTGGTGGTGTagttccttgtgtgtgtgtgtgtttgtttgaaagGGGTCCAAAGCAAAGAGGGCAGCTGAGGAAGGCCTGAGAGAGGCATCGCTGGAGGCCCCGCCCGCAAAGAGGCCTGCACTACTTTTTCGCTGTTCCAAGTGTGGCTTCACCACAGAAGATGGGGCAGTCTTCCAGGAGCACATACCTCAGCACAAGTCTGATGATCGAACCCCCCAGTGCCTGCACTGTGGCCTATGCTTCACATCCCGCCTGGCCCTCAGCCGCCACCTGCTCATTGTCCATAAAGTAAAGGAGCCAGAGGAGTCAGATGAGGAGCCAGAAGAGTTGGACGAAGAGTCACCACCTTTACAGGATGGCGCGAAAGAGGATGCTTCTGTGGCTGTAGGACAGAGCTGTTGCTCCAGGGAAAAAGCTTCTGCCAGCCTGCACTGTGACACATGCAGTAGGGCCTTTGACAGTGAGTCATCGTATAATTCCCACATGCAGGCTCACTCATCCTGTCTGACATCAGGCCCAGAACCGTAAGGGCAGGCTCTTTGTGCGTGTTTGTTCTAGCTGCTATTGTCCCCACGTCATGGACAAACCGGGACCTTACAGGTGCTACATCAGTATCGCAGCAGCTTCAGATGGTTGTACCTCAGTGGAATTGCCTTATGCTTCCACATATATTCTGCCAAGATATAAATGCAGTATAGAAGGTCCTTATTTCTTAATCCAACTGTGAATAACATCCCAATGTCAAATGCATTTGGCACGTCTTTCATCCAGATGATTCAATATTGCCTTACGAGTGTCTCCATGTGTGACAGAAGTGACTTTGTTCCTCCACACAAGACTGTTACTGGTTAAATATTTGAGCTGATTTGTTGATTGAGAACTTGTTGTTCTTTTATAATGATTTTTATTACTTACATGGTGCTTTTACAGACTTGGAGCTGAATGTGTTGCCCATTACATGAATACAGTATTGCAGTTTTGCTATCAACAGTGTCCCAAAGTGGAATATGTCTCTGCGTACCAATTTATAAGAAGTGTATTTTGATATCAT of the Scleropages formosus chromosome 7, fSclFor1.1, whole genome shotgun sequence genome contains:
- the znf592 gene encoding zinc finger protein 592, giving the protein MGDMKTPDFDDLLAAFDIPDATGLDAKEAIVESHDEAEGQPKSGVCMEDLSTHSCLPISDVPAVSVIVKNTSRQESCESNAERDGVHLGPLLQNGSAPDSHHMVYSSCGKPEATFANGDRLGNFSEIVISHRADKMPSFSQFSPISSPEPEDCPRNRVVGNLKQDDIPYLSSTSALGSADQSVLDSQGRLQGYSMFDKCHKSVAGNETVNNMERNAEFCRRESTCLEQPSGDADEFHVRKTSFFSSHTLILDDLQKKHLQEPKNFLSDSSMGLSCDGVKNSNSKLSSCLAALVALNAKKFSEDPKEELINSKDPLIDVKDSLKISPKVPKSPKSPRSPLEVVKRYVKPPDSPMSICSDSSGKASPSVTAGSPPVIPRVRIKTIKTSSGQIKRTVTSVLPDSELEELQSPAGSSPSQYTAVDEPSSKLSPVHLSHDAVAHVLENGSNKNADRHAARVMPSSTGSLVSSQGRAKKKGSAVRSASLHSTCSTDVRCVTEAQQQADSPQQTVGTQNTSFLPKAVHLANLNLVPHSVAASVTARCATQRQPQLSNTVVCSTVPLVHQVKGPEPRPCAAVPSTAVGTLNRLLNAANPVPTYVPNLNPPEHIQLSVPARGHRCLECGDSFSLEKSLSQHYSRRSVHIEVACTHCTKVLVFFNKCSLLAHARQHKSQGAVMQCTQFLMRPIAADQMFAPPLPGPSGTTQVVSVSAQSVRTPPQPPVMPLYPDKTLPHGMRCLECNKHVSDLQGLAGHYQRLSEDMEKWTCKVCMMMLPNKCSYKAHQRIHTHTSPYCCPECGALTRSMDIQRHVKENCLHYARKIGYKCSHCDMFQMSFRVQKSHIEEKHCEVFYKCSICPVAFKSSDGCLMHVKNKHNSKASPLMIYRCSCEMVFKRKQLLLQHFHQNGKKLTCCVFKCPECAVVFTQKQMLMQHFKGVHGGMFRTEGDDIHGATLMLNEPEAGSVSSRTDSANAKNPVTEGASRSRGLKNAGWTCGECLQWVPDRDAYVSHMKSNHSRSVKRYPCRQCERSFNSTMSLKRHIRNDHGTKRKMFTCWYCTDKAMTFTKHFMLKNHISLMHGIKNPDFSQMCKAPLPETSEASVEGSKAKRAAEEGLREASLEAPPAKRPALLFRCSKCGFTTEDGAVFQEHIPQHKSDDRTPQCLHCGLCFTSRLALSRHLLIVHKVKEPEESDEEPEELDEESPPLQDGAKEDASVAVGQSCCSREKASASLHCDTCSRAFDSESSYNSHMQAHSSCLTSGPEP